The following proteins come from a genomic window of Ignavibacteria bacterium:
- the ppk1 gene encoding polyphosphate kinase 1 — protein sequence MQSKELLKKYNNPRNFFNRDLSWVEFNRRVLEEALNPHLPLLEKVKFLSIFSSNLDEFYMIRISGLKEQVEAKVIEPTIDGLTPLQQLRKIEKEIQPMLKTARDLWLNEIVPSLKKYNIVIADINDLSPKEQKLLNEYFKKEIYPVLTPLAFDPGRPFPYISNLSLSLAVLVRKPNGEKDFARVKVPSILPRLMQIDEIINPEKKTNSHVSTKFIWLGDLIKNNLHLLFPGMEILEAHRFRITRDTDIELQEDEADDLLQVIEENIRQRRFGTVVRLEVESTMPEFMQETLTENLQITKEDVHVIDGPLGMSDIIALYDLPLHSLKEKPQYPVVPAVFEEEENIFNLIKQKDILIHHPYHSFSPVIDFIKAASRDPEVLTIKQTLYRVGANSPVVKCLIEAAEMGKQVAVLVELKARFDEENNIYWARELEKVGVHVVYGLVGLKTHAKMTLVVRKESDGVKRYVHLGTGNYNSVTAKIYTDLGLFTANEDLCADVSDVFNYLTGYSSQKDFRKLFVAPINMKEKFLRLIGREIENVKAGGKGHIIFKLNSLVDPILISALYEASNCGVKVDLIVRGICCLVPNVPGLSENIRVVSIVGRYLEHSRVYYLYNNGSEEIYLSSADLMPRNLYRRVEIAFPLEDESLRQYLIKTLLNISLKDNVKGRILMPNGKYITPEVPEGAKRINSQEWLMNYSVKENRKKIKQKL from the coding sequence ATGCAGTCTAAAGAGTTACTTAAGAAGTATAATAACCCGAGAAATTTCTTTAACAGGGACTTAAGCTGGGTTGAGTTCAACAGGAGGGTTCTTGAAGAGGCCTTAAACCCCCACCTTCCACTACTGGAAAAGGTAAAGTTTCTTTCCATCTTCAGCTCCAACCTCGATGAATTCTATATGATCAGAATTTCAGGCCTGAAGGAGCAGGTTGAGGCAAAGGTAATTGAACCTACAATAGACGGCCTTACACCCTTACAGCAGCTTAGAAAAATAGAAAAAGAAATTCAGCCGATGCTTAAGACTGCACGCGACCTGTGGCTTAACGAAATTGTGCCATCGCTGAAAAAATATAATATAGTTATTGCCGACATAAACGACCTTTCGCCCAAGGAACAGAAGCTCTTAAACGAGTACTTTAAAAAAGAGATTTACCCGGTTCTGACTCCTCTTGCTTTCGACCCCGGGCGGCCGTTTCCATATATCTCAAACCTGAGCCTGAGCCTTGCCGTGCTTGTAAGAAAGCCTAACGGCGAAAAGGATTTTGCGCGCGTTAAGGTGCCAAGCATTCTGCCGCGCCTCATGCAGATAGATGAAATTATAAATCCCGAGAAAAAAACAAATTCTCACGTTAGTACAAAGTTTATATGGCTGGGCGACCTTATTAAAAACAACCTGCACCTGCTTTTCCCCGGAATGGAAATTCTTGAGGCCCACCGCTTCAGAATTACCAGGGATACCGATATTGAACTCCAGGAGGATGAGGCCGACGACCTCCTGCAGGTAATCGAGGAAAACATACGCCAGAGGAGATTCGGCACAGTTGTGCGCCTTGAGGTTGAATCTACTATGCCCGAGTTTATGCAGGAGACTTTAACGGAAAACCTGCAGATAACAAAAGAAGACGTCCACGTTATTGACGGGCCGCTTGGAATGAGCGACATTATCGCTCTTTATGACCTTCCATTACACAGCCTGAAGGAAAAGCCGCAGTACCCTGTTGTACCCGCGGTCTTTGAGGAAGAGGAAAATATATTTAACCTCATTAAGCAGAAGGATATCCTGATCCATCATCCTTATCACTCATTCAGCCCTGTTATAGATTTCATCAAGGCCGCCTCGCGCGATCCCGAAGTGCTGACTATAAAGCAGACGCTCTACCGCGTGGGGGCCAATTCGCCGGTTGTAAAATGCCTTATTGAGGCTGCCGAAATGGGTAAGCAGGTGGCCGTACTGGTTGAGCTTAAGGCAAGGTTCGATGAGGAAAACAACATTTACTGGGCACGCGAGCTTGAAAAAGTGGGCGTCCATGTTGTCTACGGCCTCGTGGGACTTAAGACCCATGCAAAGATGACGCTTGTTGTCCGTAAGGAATCCGACGGCGTAAAGCGCTACGTTCACCTGGGCACGGGAAACTACAATTCGGTAACAGCAAAGATCTATACCGATCTTGGACTTTTTACTGCAAACGAGGATTTATGCGCCGATGTTTCCGATGTATTTAACTATCTTACGGGATATTCCAGCCAGAAGGATTTCAGAAAGCTTTTCGTTGCCCCCATCAATATGAAAGAGAAATTCCTGCGCCTTATAGGGCGCGAAATTGAAAACGTAAAGGCGGGCGGCAAAGGGCATATTATCTTCAAGCTTAACTCACTTGTAGACCCTATACTTATTTCTGCTTTATATGAGGCCTCAAACTGCGGCGTAAAGGTGGACCTTATCGTCCGCGGCATATGCTGCCTTGTGCCGAATGTGCCGGGATTAAGCGAGAACATAAGGGTTGTAAGCATCGTTGGGCGCTACCTTGAACACAGCAGGGTATATTATTTATACAACAACGGCAGCGAGGAGATCTATTTAAGCAGCGCCGACCTGATGCCCCGTAACCTGTACAGAAGAGTTGAAATAGCCTTCCCTCTGGAAGATGAATCCTTAAGGCAGTACCTGATTAAAACGCTTCTTAACATTTCCCTTAAG